ataaaatatgtgtATTAAACAAGCACTTCATGTTTTTCCTTAGACTAAACATCCCACAAGAAAACTACTTATGacgtctgtgtgttttgttcattctgttcaaatacaaacattttgtCTTTCTCCTCAGTAAAGCTTCAACTCCAGGCGACCTCAGTGGGGGAGGTGGTCATCAAGGGAGTCTGTGCTAATCGCTATCTGGCCATGAACAGAGATGGACGACTGTTTGGAGCGGTGAGTGAGCTCAATCATCATCTTTCTGTTAATAAAAGTTATATTGTTTCTGTTCTATAAAGAGTTTTGAGATTACAGTGAATGCAGTAAAATCATCAAATAGCATTTCTTGAGAGAGTTCAAAGAGTTTTTTACCAACGGTGCTTTTCACAAATCTGTATTAAACACCTCCATTAAGTGTATCTAACTTTGTCACAAGCAGCATTTGGACTGCTGTGTTTTGGAAACCAAATATTTACCAGCCACCCGACAAGAAATCCTCCCTCGCAGGGGAACTAATTAGGTTGACACACGTTTGTCATAGTCAGCACTGAGAATACAAAAGGTTTGCCACAACATTAAATAGGCCCAGGTCAAGTTGATCCTGTCAAAAACAGTTTTGTATCTATCTCCTGTTTGTTTTGACCACACTTTGGTACAACTGAGGCGTCTCTCCCAAAATCCAATCAGTTCGACCGTTTGTCTTTCTTTCCATTCTCCAGTCTCGTCCTCGGCGTTAACGCTGCCTCGGCCAACAAAATCATGACACTCGTCATGGCAACGCTAGCAAGTTTGGGTTTTGAGTGCTCAAATCCAAATGATCCAACATGACTTGGGGTTTGATTTTAGGACACATACAGTCCAGACTGGCAAAGAATCAAATACGTGATGTTATTTGGCTCCgcaaaattaaatacaataagcTATATTATTCCCATTCCCACTACAGTAAGGAGAAATCAGTTGAAAAAGAtaatgaacaaatataattatgaAGATAATATTTACCTAGAGCCAGTCTGCGAGGGGCTGAGGTGGTTCggacatctgatcaggatgcctcccgaacgcctccctttggagttTTTTCCGGGCACATCTAACTAGTAagagaacacgctggagagattatatatctcgtctggcctgggaacgcctcgtggtcccccaggaagagctggaaaacgtagCTGTGGAGAGGGATGTCTGGAATTCCTTGTTAAGCCTGCTGCCCTTCGCTGATAATTCGATGATAATATTTATACACTAGCAACAGTGTAAATGTTTTGATTAGACTCCATTAATGTGGACAGTAACACCTTTGTAAAAGTCAGGTCTGTGAAAATAAGATATAAGATAATGGGATATTTCTCCAAGAGTCTTAATGCTGCTGGTGGAGAGAAAAGCAAATAAGTGAATGATGTGAGCTCTAGTATTtgcaggcttttattgtgaattcttttggaTCTCCAAGGGCAACCTGACGGTAAGGGGGGGTGGTGGGAAAGTGGAGGATTGAGCAGTACTTCGTCTGAGCCTCTTTCACACAAATGACCATGGTCGGACTGGAGTTATCTGACCCATGTTCTTTTGTCAAATCAAACCGAGCCAGTCAACACGAGTTAATCCCTGGTCAGGACAATTCAGATACAACCTGGGTCACAACCCGGTAGCACTGCATACCAATTAGCTCAGGTGCTAGAAATAGGCGGGGGGTTTACGTCTGgagcagtgggcaactccagggtctgaaaagtgaagccaatgcagaagtgccttgaacttgcattctttctaatagccagcagggggcgactcctctggttgcaaaaagaagtctgaatgtatagaagtctatgagaaaatgagcctacttctcacttgatttattacctcagtaaacattgtaaacatgagtttatggtctcaatctctagtttcaagtcttcttcaatacagcatggtgttcatttagtaaattatggtcccatttagagtcaaatagaccataaagcaggggatggtttagggcgtggctaccttgtgattgacaggtcgctaccacagtgttgtccagtctgggagttgtccgtgttttcgtcttacaactctaaccctttcacagtgtgttttcaggtcatgaaagttaattataacctgtctggttgcttaaaaatgtcttattcagcattcgatTGTACATAGCTCCAgcgaaaaaccaagatggctacggccaaaatgctgaactcaaggcttcaaaatcgtagtccacaaaccaatgggtgacgtaacggtgactacgtccactctttatatagtctatggtctaaaggattacagagagaggggattatagtggcatcatcaatgtgtgcaaaaacctaaaatgtcacagaatgatgcatgctTTTGTGataatatggtgtaaatatacaacatttttacttttgtaaaaTTATTGTAAAACTACGTTATACTGTGTTACGTCAGAGATGAtagacagaaacacaaagatatttaagGAGCTGCATCCAACAATTGATGGTAGTTTTTTGTACAGACATGATGGAATTTGTGAATGAGAGAAGTTTTGAGAGCGTGGGCAAACAGAAATGATGGAGAGGCTTGACATGTTTTAATGAAGATTTAAGCAGGAAGAGATAGAACTTAATTTGTAAAAGAGTAAATGTTAGAGAGAAGACTTCAGTTTTAGACCGGTGCAGTCTGCTGTTTTACTTAGTGAGCAGATACACTAGGGTATCTGCTGGCAGATCTTACTGGTATTGTTTCGTTCTATCTTGCAGCAGAACATCTGaagtctgttttctttctttctctcttaaaAGACATATTGTCTGACTGACCAGCAGACAAACGCACTCTATATACTCTGCTATTTTTAGTTATTCACTGATCAGATGTTTcacatgaacaaaataaaaatgggaAACATATTCCAAGTTAGTTTATGACACTCTGCCCTTTGTAATTTGTCTCATTACACCACGTCCTGTCAAATTAAACTGATCTGAAGGATTTCCTGACTGCTCATGACAAGTAGCCAACACTAATTTGGCACCGCTGCCGGTCTAGTTGCCACAAAGTTGCTGCTTACAGCGGCAGTTGAAGTGTGAAGTGTCGGTGACTGATGTGGTTTGGTGGTTGTGAAGGCTTGTCCACAGTCCATGTAATTGGCAAGACGCATTTCCTCTCTAATGAGAAGCTCCAGCAGCTGCCACCCAAGGCGTCattctctgttctgttctgactTGTGTGAAGAAAACCATTAAAAAACCCGCAAGATATTAAATCTCCTCTTATTACCATGTGTgatgtgaaaaaagaaaaagtcagtaTATTGACTGACAAGAAGATTTGTTGCCAAAAAGAAGACAATTTTTTCCGTCTAATTTAGCCCCTTGACTGGATGGTTCTCTAGTCTGGtcttgcacatttttatctagAAGCAGAAGTCATCTACTAAACATTTTTTGCAAATATAATTGATGAATTCTGACCACTTACACACAAGTCAATACAGACATGTGTTCTGCTGATAAGAGCTGTACaagatttgatttattttcaatatttattcCACCCTAAACCTTTAACAGAATTCATCAGCATTCCTGAATGATATTttttaatgatgtaaaaataaaaatttccTGCgccttttgatttttttcaaatttccaTTCAGTAATCTAAGACTGGATACAATGAAATGGACTTCTCGCTGCATATCTACATCCAGCTTactctcattcccagggcatcaaacactgacgctttgtcatggccgtgCGTCGGTATGAGACTCACTGGGCTTTCCATCAATTACAATGTAAACCAATCcacgtcaatattaaacgcttggggaaagtgctgtggtgacgtagcttaAAGAGCGAATGACACACTCATTTACAACaataagcatgtgtttactgcgacagAAAAGttacgccgaggggtctgacaaagcgccGGTATGTGATGAACTGGGATGAGAGTGCGTTGCTATGTCCTGGCTATATTTAGGCTTGTACTAGCTTGGATGATCAATGGTTCAGTGGTCTTCCAATTGCAAAAAAACCCCACCAAACATCAGCTTATTGTTTGTTGAAAGTTGCTGTTTTTTCACAATGGATTGAACAAAGTAGCCCTGGGTGGTTGTTGCAGTTTAAAGAGAATATCTTCTAACTAATAGCTCCATACTGTAGCTGAGCAGTCCCagttaaataaaacagaaagtaaaacaaaagcCTCTTGTTGGACAGGGTCGAGGTCAGTTAACGCCCAGCCAGACAGCAACGTTTCAACCAGACTTTGTGTAATTAATGTTTTCTTCAGGTTTTCAACAAAGGACAATGTTAAAAGAGGGTAAAGTGTGAGCACTAAAAATAGATATCAGCACAAGAGCCAACTCatttaatgtgtattttattgtgaGCGTCATCAGTGGCCCTTTTTAAACCTTGTCATTTATATTCATATCAAATCCAAGTTTGTCCATCTTAATTTGTTCTCTGTTTAAAGTCTTCACATTTATCATGTTTAACATTTCAGCCCCTTCACTTCCGtgtttaatcacgattcaaGAAAAACACTAACTAGAGCTGTAATAATGTCTCTCATCAGTTATcattttcctttaaaaagtGTCTTTATTGATTGTATCATTGTGAAACACTGAGCAGGAATTATTCTAAACCAACagtctccttcaaaataaaggtggCATTTAGCTTTGGCTGTTTTATGTGACAATTTAATGTCAGGAAATGGCAGCATTATAAATGTTCTCCCTTTCCAACAACATATATTAAACAAATTCAATCAACTATCatccaaacaaaacaacatatttgaTGAAATGCCACTACATTAACGATGTACATTAGCAGAGAGGATAGTTAGCAGCTTGGAAAGAAACACagtaacatttttattaatcgTACAGACAGAATGACCTAACTTCAGTTTCCATTTGTTGAAATATTACGGACTAGTTTCACAGTTTTCTTACATTTCCTCAGCTTGCAAGTTAATTTAAGTGTATTGCGACGGGGGGAGTGTCCCAGTGGTTCTTTGCCCTGTAAGCAAAAGGCTGAAGATTTAATCCTCCCTCTTAAATCCCTGAACCCCCCACTGCTCCTTGCTAAACAGCAGAATCACATCCAGTACACCGAACATTCAAATAAAGTTAATTTGTTCTCCTTCTGTGTCTTCCTCTCCAGAGACGAGCAACAGATGAATGCTACTTCTTAGAGCGGCTCGAGAGCAACAACTACAACACCTACCGCTCCAGGAAGTACCCGAGCATGTACGTGGCACTGAAGCGGACTGGCCAGTACAAGTCTGGAAGCAAAACTGGACCGGGTCAAAAGGCCATTCTTTTTCTACCAATGTCTGCCAAGTGCTAATCTGGGATCTGATTGAGAAATATTAACGTCATTAGTGGC
This DNA window, taken from Sebastes umbrosus isolate fSebUmb1 chromosome 9, fSebUmb1.pri, whole genome shotgun sequence, encodes the following:
- the fgf2 gene encoding fibroblast growth factor 2, coding for MATGEITTLPSTPEGSSSGGFPPGSFKDPKRLYCKNGGFFLRIKSEGVVDGIREKSDPHIKLQLQATSVGEVVIKGVCANRYLAMNRDGRLFGARRATDECYFLERLESNNYNTYRSRKYPSMYVALKRTGQYKSGSKTGPGQKAILFLPMSAKC